From the Mesorhizobium koreense genome, the window TCATCCATATCGACTGAGGTGCCGCGAAAAGGGAAGGGGATAACAGCCGAACTCCGCTACCTCGCCGCCCGGAAGGCGGAAATGGATAACGCATCGAAAGCGGAAATCTTGCTGGAGAAAATTGCGACCACATCTGCCATCTCAATGGCGGGCGTGGCAGCAAAGCTTGCAGTCGTCGTGCGCGAAGCCGCTGACAACAACGATCTCTTTGATTTCCCGCTTCCACATATCCGCTCGGCATTGGCTGACCTACGACATCTCCTGCACGAATCGGTAGGCGACGACGCTGCCACGTTGCCGGGTTGTGACCGGTCGATCGGATCGCTTTTCGAGCAGCCTGCATCTTCCATCGCCGCCTGGCGCGCATTCCGTGCCTGGAGCCAGGACGACGAAGAAACCTATCGGACCTGGACGGATATTTTCAGGACACTCCAAAGCGCACGCCAGTAGACGATTTCGACATCGGCCGATCCGCCGAATCCGAGGTCGTCGCCTTCCACCAATCCGTCGTCAATGACGGAATCCAAGGATACCGCACACGTCCGCGCTGCCCTATCAAACTTTTGAAAGGGAGAGAGCGGATGCGGATGAAACCGGACTCATCGCGGTGGCGTGACCCACATGCATATGCGTTCGTCAAAGACGCCGCCGCCAATGTGATCGCCTGGGAATTCCTGCGCCGGAATCCTGACTATCAGCGTGATTTCTCTGCGTCCCGCACGACCAAGGCCATGCGCGAGCTGCGCAAACGCTGGGGTTTGCAGTTTCGCCGCCAGGCCTGACCAGTCCGCGGCCGAACAGCCTATCTATTGGGCGCCTGAGATCGACCCGGGCGTCATCAACCTCATCGAGTCCCCGATGTCTTTGCGAGCGAAGCAGGACATGACGGCGAA encodes:
- a CDS encoding transcriptional regulator domain-containing protein, which produces MRMKPDSSRWRDPHAYAFVKDAAANVIAWEFLRRNPDYQRDFSASRTTKAMRELRKRWGLQFRRQA